One genomic region from Argentina anserina chromosome 2, drPotAnse1.1, whole genome shotgun sequence encodes:
- the LOC126784838 gene encoding probable inactive patatin-like protein 9 — protein MELSKVTLEIFTKLEQQWLSHCEASKKTRILSIDGGGTTAIVAGEALIHLEDQIRLKTGDPDARIADFFDLVAGTGIGAVLAAMLVSDDGSGRPLYTARDAVNSVAGKCSKLFKARAVGVFRRGRRFSGGSMDTALTELLAREDGKVLTLKDTCKPLLVPCYDLKSSAPFVFSRADASESPSFDFELRKVCRATSATPGLFKPFDLSSVDGKTSCSAVDGGLVMNNPTAAAVTHALNNKRDFPSVNGVEDLLVLSLGNGPLSGRKPRRNGECSASSVVDIVFDGVSETVDQMVGNAFCWNRTDYVRIQAFGLGSEGVVGPRSVRGEVLKERGVETLPFGGKRLLKETNGERIEGFVQRLVACGRSSLPPSPCKDSAVVSQLANDR, from the exons ATGGAGCTGAGTAAGGTGACGTTGGAGATCTTCACGAAGCTCGAGCAGCAATGGCTCTCTCACTGTGAAGCCTCCAAGAAGACTCGCATTCTCAGCATTGACGGCGGAGGGACCACCGCCATTGTCGCCGGTGAAGCTCTTATCCATCTCGAGGACCAGATCCGTCTCAAGACCGGCGATCCCGACGCTCGAATCGCCGATTTCTTCGACCTTGTTGCCGGGACCGGCATCGGTGCCGTCCTCGCCGCCATGCTCGTCTCCGACGACGGCTCCGGTAGGCCGTTATACACTGCTAGGGACGCTGTAAACTCGGTGGCTGGGAAGTGCTCGAAGCTGTTCAAGGCTAGGGCGGTGGGTGTCTTCCGCCGCGGAAGGAGATTCTCCGGCGGAAGTATGGACACGGCGCTGACGGAGCTCCTGGCCAGGGAGGACGGCAAAGTATTGACGTTGAAGGACACGTGTAAGCCTCTCCTGGTTCCTTGCTACGACCTGAAGAGCTCCGCGCCGTTCGTCTTCTCCCGCGCCGACGCTTCTGAGTCGCCGAGTTTCGACTTCGAGCTCCGGAAAGTCTGCCGCGCCACGTCAGCAACGCCGGGGCTGTTTAAGCCGTTCGACCTGAGCTCAGTGGACGGGAAGACGTCGTGCTCGGCTGTCGACGGTGGTCTTGTCATGAACAACCCGACGGCGGCCGCTGTGACGCACGCGCTGAACAACAAGCGCGACTTCCCATCCGTGAACGGCGTGGAGGACTTGCTCGTTCTGTCCTTGGGGAACGGCCCGTTGAGCGGAAGGAAGCCCCGCCGTAACGGCGAGTGCTCTGCCTCTTCCGTCGTTGACATTGTGTTTGACGGCGTCTCAGAAACCGTTGACCAGATGGTTGGTAACGCCTTCTGTTGGAACCGTACCGACTACGTCAGAATTCAG GCCTTTGGATTGGGTAGTGAAGGAGTAGTGGGGCCGAGATCGGTGCGAGGAGAGGTGTTGAAGGAGAGAGGAGTGGAGACGTTACCGTTTGGCGGGAAGAGGTTACTGAAGGAGACAAACGGAGAGAGAATCGAGGGTTTCGTTCAGAGACTCGTGGCGTGTGGAAGGAGCAGTTTGCCACCTAGTCCGTGCAAGGATTCCGCCGTCGTTAGCCAACTCGCTAACGACCGTTAA